A stretch of Chaetodon auriga isolate fChaAug3 chromosome 21, fChaAug3.hap1, whole genome shotgun sequence DNA encodes these proteins:
- the ndufb4 gene encoding NADH dehydrogenase [ubiquinone] 1 beta subcomplex subunit 4: MADYQEAPLATQPKTLDPNEYFHVSTKVRQAENQRAALRANLKLQYQTQLNNPHRHELIEDPALTRWVHARGNSYPNFRPTFKTSLLGAMFGVVPLVFFYYVFKTDRDAREKRIQDGTLERKFSLSS; encoded by the exons ATGGCGGACTACCAAGAGGCGCCCTTGGCCACTCAGCCAAAAACACTGGACCCAAATGAGTATTTTCACGTCTCGACGAAGGTGCGACAGGCCGAAAACCAGAGGGCAGCACTACGGGCGAATCTGAAGCTGCAATATCAGACGCAACTCAATAACCCGCATAGACACGAACTGATT GAAGACCCTGCTTTGACACGCTGGGTGCATGCACGCGGCAACTCCTACCCAAACTTTAGGCCCACATTCAAGACATCCCTGCTGGGTGCAATGTTTGGAGTTGTGCCTCTCGTTTTCTTCTACTATGTCTTCAAGACAGACAGG GATGCGAGGGAGAAGCGGATTCAGGATGGAACCCTCGAGCGCAAGTTCAGTTTGTCATCATGA
- the LOC143340098 gene encoding uncharacterized protein LOC143340098, translating to MGFTIWLCVLCLQASLLSHALDCSGATQGELCVSGRTADGQYDDQKQQRALPLTEGLVLYRHKRQLQQRGPTHLSRSSLPGAVSVKGFPNTLIQADRSRRHLVQAANKKKNKRKSRVGSFSLLSNDKTSSPLQVVRARRQVKVDPPKRGSSGRSGAFSVLGDPQNDGQNDRPKRSAQTMGAAK from the exons ATGGGGTTTACTATCTGGCTGTGCGTGCTCTGCCTGCAGGCGAGCCTGCTGTCACACGCCCTCGACTGCTCAGGAGCAACACAGGGAGAGCTGTGTGTCAGCGGACGGACCGCAGACGGACAG TATGATGatcagaagcagcagagggCGCTACCCTTAACTGAAGGACTG GTTTTGTACAGACATAagagacagctgcagcagaggggtCCCACCCACCTGAGCCGCTCCAGCCTGCCTGGGGCCGTCTCTGTCAAAGGCTTCCCCAACACTCTCATCCAG GCTGATAGGTCCAGGCGACACTTGGTTCAAGCTGCGaataagaagaagaacaagCGTAAATCCCGCGTCggctccttctccctccttaGCAACGACAAGACATCCAGCCCCCTACAG GTGGTTAGAGCAAGGAGACAGGTGAAGGTTGATCCACCCAAGAGGGGCAGCTCGGGTCGTTCTGGGGCTTTCTCTGTCCTG GGAGATCCACAGAATGATGGACAGAACGACAGACCCAAAAGAAGCGCACAGACGATGGGcgctgcaaaataa